In bacterium, one genomic interval encodes:
- a CDS encoding metal ABC transporter permease, with protein sequence MIEVWYRLLDMLPFSWTHYVFMKNALLAILLVTPLFAILGTMVVNNRMAFFTDVLGHSALTGIAIGVLLGFHDPTFPMICLAVVLAIAINLLKDTTKASVDTVLGVLMAFIVALGIVILSRQGGFVKYTSYLIGDILAVTPQQIAWFFVIAVVVLGYWYTAGNAMILTSVNSSLARSRRINTFLVETSFTILLALVVIVSIRLVGILIINSLLILPAAASRNLARNIHTYTAWAVIISILSGITGLIVSYYWGTASGATIVLFASGCYGISALLGRRLMK encoded by the coding sequence ATCATTGAGGTTTGGTATAGATTGCTGGATATGCTTCCGTTTAGCTGGACGCATTATGTTTTTATGAAGAATGCGCTTTTGGCGATATTACTCGTTACGCCATTGTTTGCAATTTTAGGGACAATGGTAGTAAATAACCGCATGGCTTTTTTTACTGATGTATTGGGCCATTCCGCGCTTACGGGAATTGCCATAGGGGTACTTTTAGGTTTTCATGATCCAACGTTTCCGATGATTTGTTTGGCTGTGGTTTTAGCCATCGCTATAAACTTGTTAAAAGATACCACCAAAGCTTCCGTTGATACTGTTTTGGGTGTTCTTATGGCATTTATCGTTGCCCTAGGTATTGTTATTTTGAGCAGGCAGGGTGGATTTGTAAAATATACAAGTTATTTGATTGGCGATATCCTCGCGGTTACTCCGCAGCAAATAGCCTGGTTTTTTGTAATAGCTGTGGTTGTTTTGGGGTATTGGTATACGGCAGGAAACGCCATGATACTTACCAGCGTTAATTCGTCTTTGGCGCGTAGCCGCAGGATCAATACTTTTCTTGTAGAGACAAGTTTTACGATACTTCTTGCGCTGGTGGTGATTGTTTCAATAAGGCTGGTGGGAATTTTAATCATAAATTCACTTTTAATTTTGCCTGCGGCAGCATCTCGCAATCTTGCACGAAACATTCATACATATACGGCATGGGCAGTAATTATAAGCATTCTTTCCGGTATCACAGGGTTAATCGTATCATACTATTGGGGGACAGCATCTGGAGCAACGATTGTTCTTTTTGCCTCCGGCTGTTATGGTATATCAGCATTATTAGGTAGGCGTTTAATGAAATGA
- a CDS encoding metal ABC transporter ATP-binding protein, with product MKTCEHCCTKIDNLTVKFGDNAILDNVNLHVNCGEVIGVVGPNGAGKTTLLRTILGEIPYQGKIAFRIAGSASKKPKIGYVPQKLQFDLYSPISVTDLVVSAISRHPIWVGVNKDLSEKVKGVLSLFSAEHLLKRRVGELSGGELQRVLLAIAMTPEPELLLLDEPSSGVDIKGLSLFYQIVDDLRRKHDIAVILVTHDLAGVSSYVDRLILLNRSIIAEGDPKEVLSNEKLVKAFGPALWNISCLPSLTSKENNKNGDH from the coding sequence ATGAAAACTTGTGAGCATTGCTGTACGAAGATTGATAATTTAACAGTCAAATTTGGCGATAATGCCATACTTGATAATGTTAATTTGCATGTTAACTGCGGTGAGGTTATCGGTGTAGTCGGCCCGAATGGTGCCGGAAAAACCACTTTGCTAAGGACAATTCTTGGTGAGATTCCCTATCAAGGAAAAATAGCATTCCGGATAGCCGGTAGTGCTTCTAAAAAACCAAAGATAGGCTATGTTCCGCAAAAACTGCAATTTGACCTTTATTCTCCTATAAGCGTAACAGATCTTGTGGTTTCGGCAATAAGCCGTCATCCTATTTGGGTTGGAGTGAACAAAGATTTATCTGAAAAAGTAAAAGGTGTTTTATCTTTATTCTCAGCGGAACATCTATTGAAGAGAAGAGTAGGGGAGCTTTCAGGTGGAGAATTACAGCGAGTTCTGTTAGCTATCGCTATGACCCCTGAACCTGAACTATTGCTTTTAGATGAGCCATCTAGCGGAGTAGATATTAAGGGGCTGTCCCTTTTTTACCAAATCGTAGATGATTTAAGAAGGAAGCATGATATCGCGGTGATACTTGTGACCCATGATCTAGCAGGCGTATCTTCTTACGTTGACCGGCTTATACTCCTTAACCGGTCTATTATTGCAGAAGGAGATCCCAAAGAAGTGCTTTCAAATGAAAAGTTAGTAAAGGCCTTTGGCCCAGCTCTATGGAATATTTCTTGTCTGCCGAGCTTAACGTCAAAAGAAAATAATAAAAATGGCGATCATTGA